GTTTTACGCTACAACTTTGCTTCCTCCACCAGATTTATCTTCACTTATTATATTAATAGTGACATTTCTGACATTCAGTACCACCCACCATTTCAACAGTCACGCTGTCGATCTTGTGGTCTTTAACATCCTGGTGGAACTTCTCGAAAATGCTGTAGTATTTGTTGTCAGCAAACTGCACCTTGGTAGTACGGTGACAGTTGATACACCAACCCATTGACAGATCCGCGAACTGATGAACTTCATCTTCTTCGGTGATAGGACCGTGACAAGTCTGACACTGTTGCTTACCAGCTACTACGTGTTGAGAGTGGTTGAAGTAAACGTGGTCAGGCAGGTTGTGGATCTTAGTCCATGGAATAGGTTTGCCTGGTTTAGTGTAAGCTTTAGCAGTAGCATCCCAACCAACATACTCGTACAGTTTCGCGATTTCCGCTGTACCGTTGATCTTCTTGCCTTCTGCATTGAACAGATCCGGACCATTGTATTCACCAATCACTTTGTGACAGTTCATACAAATGTTCTCAGAAGGGATCATTGCATGCTTACTCTTCTCAGCACCAGCATGGCAGTACAGACAGTTGATCTGGTTCATACCCGGGTGAACTTTGTGAGAGAAGAAGATAGGTTGCTCAGGCATGTAATCTTTCTGACGACCCAGACCGATTGCTCCGTTGATGGTGAAGTAACCACCAACCATGAACATCACCAGGATCACCAGCGCGATGTATGCTTTGTTTTTGTAGAAAGGAACAGGTTCTGGAATTGCTATGCCTTCTTTATCAGCAGCAAGCTTGTTCAGATTGCTGTTAATCTGGAGGAGAATCAATGCTACAACTGCGAGAACCAGCGTAATGATACCGAACAGGAGGCTGTTATTAGCAGAACCTTCTTCCGTAGTTGTACCATTATCTGTCTTGCCTTTAGCAGCATCATCCTTGGCACCACCTTTGGCTTCCTCTTGCGCAACAAACGCCAGGATATCATCGATATCGGCGTCAGATAAACTAGGGAAACCTGGCATCGCAATCTTGTACTCATTGTACAATTGATTAGCATACTGGTCGCCAGTAGCTAATACAGCTGCTGAGTTGTGGATCCACTGATGTAATAATTTCTTATCACTCCAACGACCCTCAACACCCGCCAGGGCAGGACCAGTTAGTTTCTTTTGGACATTATGGCAAGATGCGCAGTTGCTCTGAAACAATGTTTTACCCTTGGAAGGATCGGCAGCCCTTACTGAGAAGGAAGCGATCATACCAACGCATAGGACAAGAACACTCACAAAATGCTTACGCATACGGATGGAAACACGACGATACACAGCCTATTTAGTTTAGATTTGACCTTAAGTTTCTTTAAAAAGTGCCAGCAAAAATAAGACACAATATTGACAATATACTAACAATTATAAAAAAATCTTACTTGCTTCACTAATTCCTTTTTCCTATACATGACGCGGAAAAGCGCGTATTGATCAGATACTTTTACATAAAAAAAACATGATAAATATCATAAACTGCAGTCCGGTTTCACCGCATCGTTCCAAACATAAATATTGCCATGTATTTTAATATGGTATAAAGAGGGGTATAATGGTCCAAAGTTGTGCCTCAGGTTAATTAACCTCTTTGCCCAGCGAATAGTTCAAATATACTCCGAAAATTCTGCGATCAAAACAGGCCCTGCCGCACATCTGCTGATATTTAGCTAATTTTGTAAATCTTTCTTTATTAAGCAAACAAAAGAATCAACTTGAAAAATATAGCCATCTTCGCTTCCGGTGCAGGTAGTAACGCGCAAAAGATCATCGACCATTTCAAAGGCTCCGACAAAGCCGCCGTTACCCTCATCCTCTGCAATAAACCCGGAGCCGGCATTCTTACCATCGCTGAAAATGAACACATCCCTTCTATATTGATAGAGAAAGAACGCTTTTTCAAGAGTGATGATTATATTCAGCTCCTGAAAAAAGCAAATATTGAGCTGGTTGTATTGGCTGGTTTCCTGTGGAAAGTACCAGCAAACCTGGTAAAGGCTTTTCCTGACCGTATTATTAATATACATCCCGCCCTGCTTCCTAAATATGGAGGCAAAGGCATGTACGGTCACTTTGTGCACGACGCCGTGATCTCCGCCAGGGAAACCGAAAGTGGTATCACCATCCATTTTGTCAATGAAAAATATGACGATGGCGCCACTATCTTACAGGAACGTTGTACCATCACCCCGGACGATACCCCGGATACCCTCGCAAAGAAGGTACAGGTGCTGGAACACAAGTTTTATCCACTAATTGTGGAACGATTATTGACTTTATAACCGGTCATACTTTCAGCTAAGAAGCTGGTAATTAAACTATATGAAACAACCACTGCTTGTTACATGCTTGTTATTACTGAGCACGGCTTATACCTTTGCACAGGATAGCAAATCCCCGTTTAAAAGGTCTACCTACATCAAGGTAAACCCGACTACGCTCATCAATGAACTGGATATCTCGCTCGAACAGGAACTCAGCGAAAAAATGAGCCTGGAAGTAGGCGTATCCGGTGTCTATACCGATTACCCGGACTACCTCCTGTCTAAGAAAATAGACATCGGACAAAAGAAACCGGATATCAGTACCGAACAGTTTGTAGATGGGAGAGGACTGGGATTCCGGGCCGGCCTGCGCTGTTACCTGTTTTCTTCCAGGGATGGCCTGTACAGAGCTATGGGCACCTACTTCGAACCCGTATTAATATATAAGAAGGTATTCTACCCCAACGAGGCTATAAACGTCAACGATAATAATTATAAACGATCCGCCACCAAAGATGTATACGCCTTCCAGATCCTCCTGGGCCGGCAGATCACAAAAGATAAAGTCGTCTTCGACCCCTTCGTCGGCTTAGGCATACGTACCAAAGTCTATCGCTACCAGAATTTCTCAAATAATAATGGTATGACCCAGTCGAATGATGGCAGACTGGTAAGTGTACTGCCAAGCATTCAGCTGGGGATTAAAATTGGACTGAAACTTTAACACTGCAATTCCTACCTATATTATATATACCTGATCGCCCATTCGGCGAAGCCGTGTAGTACTCAAAATATTTTAAACGGTTCATGTTTGCCTGGTACACGGTATTCAATACATTGTCTACCTGGAAAACCAGGTCAAGCCTTTTCGCAATAGTGCAACCCGCCCCCAGGTTAAATAACACGTATCCATCCGTAGCCGTCTCTGTTTTATCTACCGCATAAAAATGGTTTTGCTTCGCATAGCCGTCTACTTCCACCCTGCCATACATTTTTGGAAATACCGCTTTCCACTCCGAACGCCCATGCAATGGCGGAATAAAAGGCAGGTACCTGGCCTGATCACCATGTTCCCGGATTAATGCACTGTTTTGATTCAAACCCACAGTATAAGCCAGGCTATTGTTAATTTTTAACCAGCTGATAGCCCGGGGATGAAGATTAAGCGTGAATTCTCCACCATACAACCTGGCTCCTGACTGCTGGTATTGGTATGTCGCATTTCCAGGTACAATCACTACATCACTCAGGCGGGCCTGGTAAATATAATTGGTGATATGATTATTAAACAGCTCCACACTGATATCCACATCCCCCAGGTAAGCGAGGAAACCAATATCTTCCTGCAGACTAAACTCAGGCTTAAAGCCGCGATTCCCTAAATACACAATATGTGCGCCCGGATCCAGGCCATTGGATCCGATCTCTGTAATATTCGGGGCACGATACCCCCTGGCAATGTTTGCCTTCAGCAATAAACGTTCACTCAGATTGTAGGTAGCACCCACACTGCCGGAGATACCATTATAATTATGTGCAAATGCAGTAAACTGCCGGAAGTCATCCCAGTTGATATGGCGGTGATCGTAACGAAGCCCACCAGATACATCCACCGGGCCAAAAGACTTTTTCAGGAAATAAAAGGCTCCTATATCAAAGAGGTTGTAGTCCGGGATGGGGAAGTCGGTTGCATGCTGACTACGATTGGCCTGGTACATCCCATTCGCCCCGATCGTCATTTCTATATTATTAACAGTGGGCAGGTTGTAACGGAAATCGTAATTCAGGGTATTTAATATTAAGTCCAGGCCTGCCTGCTTTGGTTCCAGCGGATGATTGTACTCCTGGCGAACACTTTGTTGCAGGGCAATAGACGAAAGGAAGCTCCCGATCTGGGTGCGGTTGTATAACCTGTAATGCCGGATCTGCTGGTGAAGGTCAGTGATCGAATAAGTCTTTAATAAGTGATCAGGTACCAACGGGCGGTTTTTGAGGTCGTCGTTCACACCTTCTGCTACCTGCTTTGTGAATTGACGGGTGAGTGAATCCCGGCTACCGTCAGGAATTTCCTGCAGGTTATTATATAAGGTGGCGGCCAGCAGGGAGTAACCCCATTTTTTATCTACCCGGGCCATAGCTGTGCCATTCAGTTCACGAAAGGCAGTACCATACACATAGCCATCTACGGCATTACGGTAATTATGCGCCATCTTGCGACTAAGCCGAAAGGCATAATGCCAGTCATTTTTATGATAGGAAAGACCAAGGGAGGCGCCGATCATACCATTGTTGGATTGGTATTCTGTCAGAAAATTGCCTTTCAATTTACCATCTTCCCCGCCAGGCAGGTCAGGGATCATATTGACCACACCCGCCAGGGCATCGGAGCCGTAAGTAAGACTTGCCGGGCCTTTTACAACTTCAGCACGACCTATACCATATTGATCTACTTCTATACCATGTTCATCTCCCCATTGCTGGCCTTCCTGCCGCACACCGTCGTATAAGGTGAGCACCCGGTTATACCCCAGGCCTCTGATAAAAGGTTTGGAAATGTTAGGGCCGGTAGTCACAGCAGAAACCCCGGGGATAGATTTGGTGATAGCGTCGATGAGGTTGGTATTAAGGTGGGCAGACATCTCTTTTTTAGTGAGCACAGAAATAGGTACGGGGTTTTTCCGGACCGTGGTGGTCCTGGTCACACCTGTCACAATTATCTCGTTCAGGTGCGCGGTCTGGATGGAATCATTTTGGGCAAAAGCAGCCATGCTACAGAGTATGAGCACTGCTGTAAGGAGTCGGAACATGTATGTTTGATTTTCACGAAAGTATTTTTTAATTTTTTATTACCAAGAAATAATTTTTAGGCTAGCCTAAATTATAGGGTAATAAAGAAAACCCCTACCTTTGCATCATACAAATAACAGATCGGCAATTATGTCTAAGAAGAATATCTTTTTAATCACCTTTTTTGTGTTATTGGCAATAGCTTTTATGGGATACGCAGGCTATGTGATCAAAGGGGAACAGGGTGATTTCTTTGGCAGGGAAAAACTGCCAGTACTGGGAACAAATGGCCATATTGTAGGTGGCTTTTCATTTACTAATCAGGAAGGCCGCACCATTACCGCCCGGGATGTGGAAGGCAAAATATACGTAGCAGAATACTTTTTCACCACCTGTACCGGCATCTGTCCTAAGATGAACAAGAACATGGTGAAGGTATATGCTAAATATAAAAGTGAACCTAAGTTCAGAATCCTCTCCCATACAGTAGATCCTGAAAATGACAGCGTTCCCGTACTGAAAAAATATGCAGAAGAGCATGGAGCTGACCCTGCAAACTGGTGGTTCCTAACCGGGTCCAAAAAAGAATTGTATAAACTGGCAAGACAAGGCTATCTTGTAGATGACGGCACCTATGCCGGAGACGAAGATTTTGTGCACACACAATGGTTCGCACTCGTAGATGGCCAGGGCCGTATCAGGGGATTATATGAAGGCACTAAAGCCACTGACGTTGACAAACTGATCGTAGACATTGACAGGCTGCTAAAGGAATAATGATGGACATCACGCACAAAACACATATAACGGAGCTGCTGAAAGCGAGCAAACTCAGCATCACAGATACGCGCATGAAGATCCTGGAGCTCTTCATGGAGAGCAATGGTGCATTGGAACATAGTAGTTTTGAAAAACTGGCTGGCCAGTCTTTTGACCGTGTAACGGTTTACCGCACATTACAAACTTTCCTTGACAAAGGATTAATTCATACCATTCCCACAACCGATACCAGCATCAGGTATGCTTTGTGCAAATCTGATTGTTCTGAACACGATCATCATGATCACCATATTCACTTCAGATGTGAAAATTGTGGTACTACCATTTGCCTGGATGAAACGGAGATACCGGTGATCCAGCTACCGAAGGGCTATGCTGCACATAATGTAGATGTGGTGGTGAGTGGGGTATGTAAGGAGTGTAAATAAAATTCGCTTAGGCCTGCCATAGGCAAAACGAAAAAGGGCTCAAAGTTTTGAGCCCCTTTTTTTATCTTTTAGATTTTATCGATCTCGGCCTGTACAAAATCAGCCAGCTCTTTCACATAAGCAGGGGAGAAGTCGAACTTAATTCCCGCCGCCTTATACAACTCCGGCAAAGTCCTGGTACTACCCAGGCTCAGGGCCTTCACATAGTTATCAAGTGCCTGCTGCTTGTTTTCCTTATACTGTTTCCACATAGCGATCGCACCCAGCTGGGCAATACCGTACTCAATATAATAGAATGGCACTTCGAACAGGTGTAACTGCCGCTGCCAGCTAGCCGCCCTGGATGCTTCCAGCCCGGTGAAGTCAACGGTATGGGTAGAGAATTCTTCCAGGATGGAAACCCAGGCGGCAGTGCGCTCTTCCACTGTATGTTGCGGATGCTCATATACCCAGTGCTGGAATTTATCGATAGTGGCAATCCATGGGAAGATCACAATCGCTCTTTCCAGTTGTTGCAACTTAGCACGGCGCAGTTCATCCGGATTACTGAAGAAGATATTCCAGTGGTCCATGGTGAAAAGTTCCATACTCATGCTTGCCACCTCTGCAATCTCCATCGGATATTCTTTGAAGAAGCTCAGTTTCAGGTTATGGCTCAGGAAGGAGTGCACGGCGTGGCCACCTTCGTGTACCATGGTGGTCAGGTCCTTCATCTGGCCGGCTGCATTCATAAAGATGAAAGGTACCCCGGTTTCTGCCAGTGGGCAGTTATAACCACCAGGCGCTTTCCCTTTACGGCTTTCCAGGTCCAGGCGGCCCATTTTCTGCATTACGCGGAGGCAGTTGCCAAAGAAAGGTCCTAATTCATCAAAAGTTTCAATTGCTTTATTGATCAGTTCCTCGCCGGTATGGAAGGGTTCCAGGGGTTTGACGCCTGCTGGTTCAGCCTCGCCATCCCATGGTCTCAGCACATCCAGGCCCAGTTTCTGGCGTTGTTTCTCCTGGAAGTTCTTTACCAGTGGCAGGATATGTTCCTTTACTGCTGCGTGGAACTGGAAGCAATCTTCCCTGGTATAATCGAAACGACCCAGGTCTTCGAATTTATAATCCCGGTAATTGGCGAAACCGGCGTTTTTAGCTACCTGGTCACGCTTTTGTACCAGGGTGGTATACAGCTGATCCAGCTGGTCTTTGTCCTGGAGGCGGCGTTCGCTGGTTTTGCGGTACACTTCTTCCCTGAGCGCACGGTCGCTGCTTTCGAGGAAGCGGGCAGCCTGTTGCAGGGTGTATTCCTGGCCATTTACTGTAATGGTCATTT
This window of the Chitinophaga sancti genome carries:
- a CDS encoding c-type cytochrome encodes the protein MYRRVSIRMRKHFVSVLVLCVGMIASFSVRAADPSKGKTLFQSNCASCHNVQKKLTGPALAGVEGRWSDKKLLHQWIHNSAAVLATGDQYANQLYNEYKIAMPGFPSLSDADIDDILAFVAQEEAKGGAKDDAAKGKTDNGTTTEEGSANNSLLFGIITLVLAVVALILLQINSNLNKLAADKEGIAIPEPVPFYKNKAYIALVILVMFMVGGYFTINGAIGLGRQKDYMPEQPIFFSHKVHPGMNQINCLYCHAGAEKSKHAMIPSENICMNCHKVIGEYNGPDLFNAEGKKINGTAEIAKLYEYVGWDATAKAYTKPGKPIPWTKIHNLPDHVYFNHSQHVVAGKQQCQTCHGPITEEDEVHQFADLSMGWCINCHRTTKVQFADNKYYSIFEKFHQDVKDHKIDSVTVEMVGGTECQKCHY
- the purN gene encoding phosphoribosylglycinamide formyltransferase is translated as MKNIAIFASGAGSNAQKIIDHFKGSDKAAVTLILCNKPGAGILTIAENEHIPSILIEKERFFKSDDYIQLLKKANIELVVLAGFLWKVPANLVKAFPDRIINIHPALLPKYGGKGMYGHFVHDAVISARETESGITIHFVNEKYDDGATILQERCTITPDDTPDTLAKKVQVLEHKFYPLIVERLLTL
- a CDS encoding TonB-dependent receptor plug domain-containing protein, with amino-acid sequence MFRLLTAVLILCSMAAFAQNDSIQTAHLNEIIVTGVTRTTTVRKNPVPISVLTKKEMSAHLNTNLIDAITKSIPGVSAVTTGPNISKPFIRGLGYNRVLTLYDGVRQEGQQWGDEHGIEVDQYGIGRAEVVKGPASLTYGSDALAGVVNMIPDLPGGEDGKLKGNFLTEYQSNNGMIGASLGLSYHKNDWHYAFRLSRKMAHNYRNAVDGYVYGTAFRELNGTAMARVDKKWGYSLLAATLYNNLQEIPDGSRDSLTRQFTKQVAEGVNDDLKNRPLVPDHLLKTYSITDLHQQIRHYRLYNRTQIGSFLSSIALQQSVRQEYNHPLEPKQAGLDLILNTLNYDFRYNLPTVNNIEMTIGANGMYQANRSQHATDFPIPDYNLFDIGAFYFLKKSFGPVDVSGGLRYDHRHINWDDFRQFTAFAHNYNGISGSVGATYNLSERLLLKANIARGYRAPNITEIGSNGLDPGAHIVYLGNRGFKPEFSLQEDIGFLAYLGDVDISVELFNNHITNYIYQARLSDVVIVPGNATYQYQQSGARLYGGEFTLNLHPRAISWLKINNSLAYTVGLNQNSALIREHGDQARYLPFIPPLHGRSEWKAVFPKMYGRVEVDGYAKQNHFYAVDKTETATDGYVLFNLGAGCTIAKRLDLVFQVDNVLNTVYQANMNRLKYFEYYTASPNGRSGIYNIGRNCSVKVSVQF
- a CDS encoding SCO family protein codes for the protein MSKKNIFLITFFVLLAIAFMGYAGYVIKGEQGDFFGREKLPVLGTNGHIVGGFSFTNQEGRTITARDVEGKIYVAEYFFTTCTGICPKMNKNMVKVYAKYKSEPKFRILSHTVDPENDSVPVLKKYAEEHGADPANWWFLTGSKKELYKLARQGYLVDDGTYAGDEDFVHTQWFALVDGQGRIRGLYEGTKATDVDKLIVDIDRLLKE
- a CDS encoding Fur family transcriptional regulator is translated as MMDITHKTHITELLKASKLSITDTRMKILELFMESNGALEHSSFEKLAGQSFDRVTVYRTLQTFLDKGLIHTIPTTDTSIRYALCKSDCSEHDHHDHHIHFRCENCGTTICLDETEIPVIQLPKGYAAHNVDVVVSGVCKECK
- a CDS encoding M3 family oligoendopeptidase, which codes for MNTLDANIDKQPRTLLPEDFKVTTWEALKPYYDELLARPVASVATLEKWLKDISELDAVISEDAAWRQIRMTCDTTDKSLEEAFAYFCMEIQPQLQPYTDALNKKLLASEYLNQLDKDLYATYLRSVKKQVKLFREENVPLLAELSVQSQQYGPIVGKMTITVNGQEYTLQQAARFLESSDRALREEVYRKTSERRLQDKDQLDQLYTTLVQKRDQVAKNAGFANYRDYKFEDLGRFDYTREDCFQFHAAVKEHILPLVKNFQEKQRQKLGLDVLRPWDGEAEPAGVKPLEPFHTGEELINKAIETFDELGPFFGNCLRVMQKMGRLDLESRKGKAPGGYNCPLAETGVPFIFMNAAGQMKDLTTMVHEGGHAVHSFLSHNLKLSFFKEYPMEIAEVASMSMELFTMDHWNIFFSNPDELRRAKLQQLERAIVIFPWIATIDKFQHWVYEHPQHTVEERTAAWVSILEEFSTHTVDFTGLEASRAASWQRQLHLFEVPFYYIEYGIAQLGAIAMWKQYKENKQQALDNYVKALSLGSTRTLPELYKAAGIKFDFSPAYVKELADFVQAEIDKI